ATGCACGGCCGAGGCCGCCTCACGCGGGAAGTCCGTGCGGTGATGCCCACCGCGCGACTCCTCCCGCATCAGCGCGGCGCGCAGCAGCCGCTCGCCGATCAGGGCGAGGTGCCCCGCCTCCAGGCTCTCGCGGGACTCGGCGGTCGTGCCCGGCCACTGCCAGCCGTCCAGCGCTGCGCGCAGGCCCGCCGCGTCCCGGCGCAGGCCCGCCGCGCCCGCCACCACCGCGCGCAGGTCCGGCAGGCAGGCCGGGTCCACCAGTGGCGCGTGCAGGCCCTCCGAGCGGGCGGGCACAGCCTTCAGGGCGGCCAGGGCCGCGCGGGCCGCCCGCGCGCCGAACACCAGCCCCTCCGAGAGGCTGTTGCTCGCCAGCCGGTTCGCGCCGTGCAGGCCACTGGACGCGACCTCACCGGCCGCGTACAGGCCGGGCACGGTCGAGCGGCCCTGCACGTCCGTCTGCACGCCGCCCATCGTGTAGTGCACGGCGGGCTGCACCGGGATCAGGTCCGCGCCCAGGTCCAGGCCCAGCGGGACCAGGGACGCCGTCACGGTCGGGAAGCGCGAGCGCACGAACGCCGCGCCCAGGTGCCGCAGGTCCAGATCCACGCGGCCCGTCGCGGCGATCTCCGCGGCGATCGCGCGGGCCACCACGTCCCGCGGCGCGAGTTCCAGCGCCGGGTCGTACCGTTCCATGAAGCGCTCGCCGCGCGCGTTCAGCAGGCGGCCCCCCTCACCCCGCGCGGCCTCGGTGACCAGGTGCGCCGCGCCGCTACGGACCACGGCGGTCGGGTGGAACTGCACGAACTCCAGGTCCCGCAGCGCCGCGCCCGCCTGCCACGCCAACCCCAGCCCGTCCCCGGTGCCCTCCGGCGGTGCGGTCGTCACCGGGTACAGCCGCCCGAACCCCCCGGTGGCGAGCAGCACCGCCCCCGCCCGCACCCGCACCGGGCCGTCCGGCGTGAGCAGGTCCGCGCCCACCACCGCGCCGCCCGACACGCGCAGGTTCCGCACGAACGCGTGCTCCAGCACCCGCAGCGCCGGACTGCGGCCCGCCTGCAGGGCCTCGGCGAGGGCCACGCTGATCGCGTGCCCGGTCGCGTCCGCCTGATGCCGGATGCGCGCGCGGCTGTGCCCGCCCTCCAGCGTGGCGTGCGGACTGAACGTCACGCCCAGGTCCCGCAGGGTCTCCACGTGCGAGCGGGCGTCGCGCACGAACGCCTGCACCGCCTCCGGCTCGCACAGGCCCCGCCCGGCCTTCACGGTGTCCTGCGCGTGCGCGTCCTCGTCGCCCTCCGCCAGCGGCGCGGCGATCCCGCCCTGCGCCCAGCGGGTCGAGCCGCCCACCAGCGGCGTCTTGCAGGCCAGGATGACGTCCGCGCCGTAACTGCGCGCCGTGAGGGTCGCGTACGCCCCGGCCACCCCGCCGCCCACCACGAGCAGCTCCGTTTCCAGCATCTTCACGCCGCCCAGGGTACGCCAGGGCGCCACTGATGCGCGGTGCTCATCTGGGGGACACGCCCCTTGCTACACTGCGAACCGATGACCCGAATCCTGCTGGCCCTGGCGGGCGTGATCCTGCTTGCGGTGACGGCCCTGGCCGCCGTGTGGCTGCTCGGGCAACTCCTGACCGGGCTGGGCCTGTTCATCGTGGGTGCCGCCGGGGTGCTGGGCCGCCTGCTGTGGTTCCTGCTGATCACCGGCGTCCTGGCGGGCGTGGTGTACTTCGTGGCGAGCGCGTGGCGGCCCAGCGTGCGCGCCCCGGTCCGGCCCTTGACGGCCCAGCCCGAGGTCAGGCGCGCGGCTCCCGGCAGACCGAAGCGCGGCCGCAGCGGCAGGCGCACCGAGCCCACGCCGGTCCCCCCGGCCAGCACGGCGCCCGGCAGCGTCGCGCCCGCGAACCCGGCACCGGCTGCGACGTCAGCGTCCGAACACGCCCTGACCGAGCCTGCCCACGCTGAGCCCGTCCACACTGAGCCTGCCCCACCCGAAGCGCCCGAAACCGAGGCTGCCCCGGGCGGGCCGGTCAGATCCGGCGGTTGAGCGGCTCCCCGGCGCGTATGCTCCGGGCATGACCGACTCGCAGGTGGTGAATCCCGCGCGGTTCCTGGGCCGCGCCGACGCGTACGCCGCCGCCCGGCCCGGTTACCCCGCCGCGCTGGGACAGTGGTTGCAGGAGGCCGGGCTGCTGTCGGGCGGCGTGGCGGACATCGGTGCGGGCACCGGGCGGTTCACGGCGCTGCTGCTCTCGGGCGGGGCGCGCGTGGCGGCGGTGGAACCCAACCCGGAGATGCGCGCCCACCTCGAAACCAACCTGGAGGGTGCCGTCCGCGCCGGGGGGCTGAGCGTCCACGAGGGTACGTCCGAGGCCACCGGGCTGCCGGGCGCCAGCGCCGGGCTGATCACGGCGGCGCAGGCCGCGCACTGGTTCGACCCGGCCCGCACCGTCCCGGAATTCCGGCGGGTGCTGCGGCCCGGCGGGCGCGTGCTGCTCGTGTGGAACGACTGGCGCGCGGCGGACAGCCCCTTCAACCGCGCGTACGGCGAGGTCGTCCGGGCCTTCACCGGGGACGACCCGCTGCGGACCCGCGTGCTGGAGGACGAACTGCCCCAGCACCTCCCCGGCGGGTTCACGCGGCACACCTTCACGCACGGGCACCCCCTGACGCGCGAGGGCCTGCGCGCCCTGGCGACCAGCGTCAGCTACCTGCCGAACCACGGCGACGTGACCTACCCGGCGCTGGAGCGGGCGCTGGACGCCGCCTTCGACGTGCACGCCACCGGAGGTCAGGTCGTGCTGGCGTACCAGACGCAGGCGTACCTGGGGCGACTGGACTGAACCTTCAGCCTTGCTTGGGCAGCACGCCGCGCAGCAGGTCGGCGAGCAGCGCGCGGTACTCGTCCAGGCGGGCGGGCCGGACGTGGTACGCACTCGCTCCGGCCCGCAGCGCGGCGTCGGCGCGGCCTGCCGCCTCGGCCGCGCCGAGGATCACGACCGGAACGTCCGCGTAGCCCGGCGCGGCCCGCAGGGTCCGCAGGACGTCCACGCCCATGCGGCCCGGCATGTCCTCCTCGATGAGGATCAGGTCCGGGCGCGGGCCGCCGGGGGCCGTCAGGGCGCGCAGGGTCGCCCCGCTGGGCGGTCCGGCCTGCACGGCGCAGTCAGGCGCGCATTCCTGAATCAGGGTGCTGACCAGCGTGCATTCGTGCGGGTCGTCGTCCAGCACCACGATCAGGGGCAGCCGGCTGGGAGGGTCGGTGGGCAGGAAGTGCGGCATGGTCGGATGCCGCCACTGTGCCACGCGCCGCGCCTGCACGCCAGCGAAAGGCGGCGTGATCTCCGGGCATGGCGCGCCGGATCGTGCAGAAGTGGACAGCTGTCGCGGGAATGTCCACTGGAATGCCCATTCAGTCAGGCCCTGCAGATGAACGGATCATAAAATCAGGGGCGTAATGGTGCCCAGAAACCGCAGCGTCCGGCGAACCAAGGCGGCGCTTCAGTCCGCGCTGGTGGACCTCCTGCTTGAACAGCAGAACCTTCAGACTGTCACGGTGCAGGCCATCTGCGACCGCGCGAACATCAGCCGCTCGACCTTCTACCTGCACTTCGAGAACAAGGACGAGGTGCTCAGCAGTTACCTCCTACAGATGATCGGCCGCGTTCACGACGCCCTGCGCGCCTGGACCGGCTCGGACGACACCCGCTGGACCGTGTACTTCGCGCACATCGCGCACATCGCCCCGATCCTGAGTTCCCTCAGCCCGGACGGTGGCCCGCACGCCATCCTGTCCCGGTATGAACGGCAGTTTGCGGTGATCATGCAGGACCTCGTCATGCCGGGCCGCGTGCCCAGCCACGACCCGGCGGTCGGCTACGCCGCGCATTACCTCAGCGGCGGGCTGCTGGCCCTGACGTGGTGGTGGGTCGAGGAGGACCGCTGCGCCACGCCCGCCCAGGAGATGTCGCGCCGCTACCACGCGCTGTGCAGCGGGCAGCTCTGCCCGTAAGCCCCATCACGTGAACGGAGGCGGCCCGCACCAGGGGCCGCCTCCTGCTTCGGTGGTGCCGCGCGTTACTGGCCGGCCAGGAACGCCGCCTGATTGCGGTAGAAGGCCTTCACGTCCCGGAAGGACAGGTTCCCGGTGATGTCGATGTGGTCGTACCCGTCCACGCGGCCCAGGCGGTACCAGCCTCCGGGCGCGGTGAGCTGCCCGGTGTACGCGGCGCTGCTCTGGCCCAGCGGGGCGTTCATGGAGCGGTTCGGGACGATGCCGTCGTTCGCCCACCAGGAGCTGTCGTACCCGATCCCGCCGGGGCTGCGGCCGCTGATGTTCCCCAGGCCCGGCTTGAGCGGCCACGCGTACGGGTACGCGATGGGGGAGAGGACGGCGTTCATGGTCAGGTTCGGGTATTGCCAGCCCGTGACGAGGCCCCGGCTGGTGGCGTTCGTCTCCCAGGAGAAGTACTTCGTGGTGCGGCTGCGGCCCACGTAAGTATTTAGTGCGGCGGAGCCGTCCACGCTCAGGTCGTACGCCGCCTGATCACGGCTGTTCCAGATGCCGGAGTTGAAGACCCGGTTGTTGTACGCGCTGAAGCCCTCGCCCGCCGCGCGGCTCAGGCCCCACTGGCCCAGGTCGAAGTCGTACACGAAGTTCTCCGGGTCGATACTGCCGACGCTGGCGGCGAACGCCAGGATCAGGTTCTTGAACATGGGAATCGCGTCCTGCAGGGTGTCCGCCGCCGGGGAGCCGCTGTTGGGCGTGCTGACGGTCATGACGTTCCGGACCCATCCGGCGCGCCCCCCGCTGAACAGGCCGCCGCTGGCGCGGTTGGCGGCGTCCCCGTCATCCAGCAGTTTCACGAGCAGCCGCGCGGTCTGCCCCCCCATGGAGTGCCCCAGCAGGTTCACGGGGTGCGCGGCGTCCCAGGCGGGATAGACGCCCGCGTAGCATTTCTTCGTGTCCTTCTGCGCGTGCCCCTGCGTCTGGGCGTGCGCCGCGCCGTAATCCACGCAGCCGCCCTTGATCTGCGCGAACAATTCCGCCGCGCGGTCCCAGTTGCTGCTGACCGGCCCCAGGCTGGCGGTGTACACGGTGTATCCCTGGGCGCGCAGGTCGGCCTGCACGTCCAGCAGTCCGCCCCAGTAGCGCAGGCCCAGGCCCTCGTCGCGGCCCCAGCCGCCCACGCCGTGAATGAGGATCAGCGGGACGCTCTTATCGAGTGCCAGCGTGCGGGGCTGCGTGCCGCCGGGGTAAGTGGCGGCCAGATCGGTGAGTTTCGGCGCGGCGATCGCCTCGGTCGGGGTGGGGGTCGAGGTGACACTCAGGTGCGTGCCCGCCTGTGCGGTGGGCGTGGCGGGGTCGCTGCGGCACGCGGACAGAAGGCTGGTGACGGCAAGGAGCAGCGTGAGGGGAAGGCGGGATGCGGTCATACGGTCTCCTGGGTGGCAGTCCAGGCGGCCACGCTCCACCCGGTTCGGGGGTGGCGTGTGGGGGCCGGTCGCCGGGTGAATTGTGGGTACCGGAGCATGGTGACAGTTGGCTGACCGCGTGTCTTGACCCGAGTCCAGAAGGATGGGTTCCTGTCGTCTGGAAGGCGCTGGATCACCTGTGGGGAATCTGGCACCCACACCCTTGAATGGCATTTGAAAAGTTTTCGGTCGAAAATCCAGTCAATCTCACGCCGCTGCCGGGCGGATGCGGCATGATGGGGCGCATGACGAACCCCACCCCCCGCCCGCAGACCATGGCGGAAAAGATCCTCTCCCGGCGCGGCACGCAGGTCGTGTACGCCGGTGACCTCGCGGTCGTCGAGGTCGATCAGGTCATGGTCGTGGACTCCATCGCCCAGAGCTTCATCCAGCGCATGGGGCAGGACCTGAACGCCACCCCCAAATACCCCGAGCGGGTCAGCATCGTGATCGACCACGTCGCCCCGGCCAGTACCGTCAGCGTGGCGCAGGCGCAGAAGGAAGCGCGCGAGTACGCCGCGCAGACCGGCGTGCGCCTCTTCGACGTGGGGCGCGGCATCTGCCATCAGGTCCTGATGGAGGAGGGCCTGGCCCGCCCCGGCTGGATCGTGCTGGGCAGCGACAGCCACAGCACCACCTACGGCGCGGTCGCCGCGTTCGGCAGCGGCATGGGCGCCACCGACATCGCCCTGGCCGCCGCCAGCGGCAAGACGTGGCTGAAGGTCCCTGACAGCGTGAAAGTCACCTTCACGGGCGACCTGCGGCCCGGCGTGACCGCCAAGGACGTCGCGCTGGAGATGATCCGCCGCCTCGGCGCGGACGGAGCGACGTACCAGAGCATCGAGATGCACGCCGGGGACCGCTTCACGCGCGGCGAACGCATGACCCTCGCCAACCTCTGCGTCGAGGCCGGCGCGAAGGCCGGACTGGTCGTCCCCGGCGGCGAGATCCTCACCGCGTACGGGTACGACATTCCCGAATGGGTCTACCCTGACGAGGGCGCCACGTACGTGCAGAGCATCGAGATCGACCTTGCCACCCTGAACCCCCGCATGAGTGCGCCCAGCGAGGTGGACAACGTGTTCGACGTGGCCGACCTGCGCGAGCAGCTGCGCGACCAGCACGTGGATCAGGTATTCATCGGCACCTGCACCAACGGACGCATCGAGGACCTGCACGCCGCCGCCGACGTCCTGCGCGGACGGCGCGTCGCGCCGGGCACGCGCCTCCTCGTGATTCCGGCCAGCAGTCAGGTCATGGAGGACGCCATGGCCGACGGCACGTTGTTGACCCTGCAACGCGCCGGAGCGGTCCTGGGCACGCCCGGCTGCGGGCCGTGCATGGGCCGCCACCAGGGCGTGCTCGCCCCCGGCGAGGTCTGCGTCAGCACCAGCAACCGCAACTTCATCGGGCGGATGGGCGACAAGGACGCCCGCATCTACCTCGCGTCGCCCGCCGTGGCCGCCGCGACCGCCGTCATGGGCCGCGTCGCGCTGCCCGAAGACGTGCTCGCCACCTCGGTACCCGCGTGACCGACGCGAACTTCTGGGCGGTCCTCGACACTCTCATGGCGGACGCCGAGGTGGTCGTCGAGCAGCCCGTCGGGTCGGCCCACCCGCGCTTCCCGGACACCTGCTATCCCCTCGACTACGGGTCGCTGCGCGGCACGACTTCCGGTAACAGCGCGGAGATCGACGTGTTTCTGGGACATCCGGACGCCCGCGCCGTGACGGGCGTGGTCGCCACCGTGGACGCCCGCAAGCGCGACACGGAACTCAAACTGCTGCTGGGCTGCACGCCCGAGCAGATGCAGGCGGTGCAGGCGTTCCTGTCCTGGCCGGGCTCGTTCGGCTGCGTGGTGCTGTCCACCCCGGTGCCCGCGTGAACGTCCGGCTGGATCACTGCGTGCTGCACGTCTCGGACTGGGCGCGCTCGAACGAGTTCTACGCGAGGGTGCTGGGGGCCGAAGTTATCCCGCGCGGGCAGGGCTTCGCGTACCGCTTCGGGGCGCAGCAGCTGAACCTGCACGGGCCGGGCCTGAGTCCGCAGCCGCTGGCGCGGGTGCCGGTCGCGCCGGGTGGCAGTGACCTGTGCTTCGTGTGGGACGGCCCGGTCAGTGGGGCCGCCGCGCACCTGGGTGCGTGTGGCGTGCCGGTGGAACTGGGACCGGTGGCCCGCGCGGGCGCGCAGGGGAACGGCCTGAGCGTGTACTTCCGCGATCCGGACGGGTCGCTGCTGGAATTCATCAGTTACGAGCAGTCAAGCGAGCAAGAGGGGGCCTGAGATGCCGAGAATCTGGAAATTTGGTGACAGTGTGAACACGGACGATATCCTGCCGGGCAAGTTCGCGCCGTTCATGGCGGGCGAGGACGTGTTTCAGACGTTCGCGTTCCATTACATCCGCCCGGAGTTCGCAGCAGCGGTGCAGCCCGGCGACGTG
This region of Deinococcus sp. JMULE3 genomic DNA includes:
- the nadB gene encoding L-aspartate oxidase, translated to MLETELLVVGGGVAGAYATLTARSYGADVILACKTPLVGGSTRWAQGGIAAPLAEGDEDAHAQDTVKAGRGLCEPEAVQAFVRDARSHVETLRDLGVTFSPHATLEGGHSRARIRHQADATGHAISVALAEALQAGRSPALRVLEHAFVRNLRVSGGAVVGADLLTPDGPVRVRAGAVLLATGGFGRLYPVTTAPPEGTGDGLGLAWQAGAALRDLEFVQFHPTAVVRSGAAHLVTEAARGEGGRLLNARGERFMERYDPALELAPRDVVARAIAAEIAATGRVDLDLRHLGAAFVRSRFPTVTASLVPLGLDLGADLIPVQPAVHYTMGGVQTDVQGRSTVPGLYAAGEVASSGLHGANRLASNSLSEGLVFGARAARAALAALKAVPARSEGLHAPLVDPACLPDLRAVVAGAAGLRRDAAGLRAALDGWQWPGTTAESRESLEAGHLALIGERLLRAALMREESRGGHHRTDFPREAASAVHSVQSRALGGGVARVPVGVPETRAAVLGSSA
- a CDS encoding class I SAM-dependent methyltransferase, which translates into the protein MTDSQVVNPARFLGRADAYAAARPGYPAALGQWLQEAGLLSGGVADIGAGTGRFTALLLSGGARVAAVEPNPEMRAHLETNLEGAVRAGGLSVHEGTSEATGLPGASAGLITAAQAAHWFDPARTVPEFRRVLRPGGRVLLVWNDWRAADSPFNRAYGEVVRAFTGDDPLRTRVLEDELPQHLPGGFTRHTFTHGHPLTREGLRALATSVSYLPNHGDVTYPALERALDAAFDVHATGGQVVLAYQTQAYLGRLD
- a CDS encoding two-component system response regulator, which translates into the protein MPHFLPTDPPSRLPLIVVLDDDPHECTLVSTLIQECAPDCAVQAGPPSGATLRALTAPGGPRPDLILIEEDMPGRMGVDVLRTLRAAPGYADVPVVILGAAEAAGRADAALRAGASAYHVRPARLDEYRALLADLLRGVLPKQG
- a CDS encoding TetR/AcrR family transcriptional regulator: MVPRNRSVRRTKAALQSALVDLLLEQQNLQTVTVQAICDRANISRSTFYLHFENKDEVLSSYLLQMIGRVHDALRAWTGSDDTRWTVYFAHIAHIAPILSSLSPDGGPHAILSRYERQFAVIMQDLVMPGRVPSHDPAVGYAAHYLSGGLLALTWWWVEEDRCATPAQEMSRRYHALCSGQLCP
- a CDS encoding triacylglycerol lipase, which produces MTASRLPLTLLLAVTSLLSACRSDPATPTAQAGTHLSVTSTPTPTEAIAAPKLTDLAATYPGGTQPRTLALDKSVPLILIHGVGGWGRDEGLGLRYWGGLLDVQADLRAQGYTVYTASLGPVSSNWDRAAELFAQIKGGCVDYGAAHAQTQGHAQKDTKKCYAGVYPAWDAAHPVNLLGHSMGGQTARLLVKLLDDGDAANRASGGLFSGGRAGWVRNVMTVSTPNSGSPAADTLQDAIPMFKNLILAFAASVGSIDPENFVYDFDLGQWGLSRAAGEGFSAYNNRVFNSGIWNSRDQAAYDLSVDGSAALNTYVGRSRTTKYFSWETNATSRGLVTGWQYPNLTMNAVLSPIAYPYAWPLKPGLGNISGRSPGGIGYDSSWWANDGIVPNRSMNAPLGQSSAAYTGQLTAPGGWYRLGRVDGYDHIDITGNLSFRDVKAFYRNQAAFLAGQ
- a CDS encoding 3-isopropylmalate dehydratase large subunit — translated: MTNPTPRPQTMAEKILSRRGTQVVYAGDLAVVEVDQVMVVDSIAQSFIQRMGQDLNATPKYPERVSIVIDHVAPASTVSVAQAQKEAREYAAQTGVRLFDVGRGICHQVLMEEGLARPGWIVLGSDSHSTTYGAVAAFGSGMGATDIALAAASGKTWLKVPDSVKVTFTGDLRPGVTAKDVALEMIRRLGADGATYQSIEMHAGDRFTRGERMTLANLCVEAGAKAGLVVPGGEILTAYGYDIPEWVYPDEGATYVQSIEIDLATLNPRMSAPSEVDNVFDVADLREQLRDQHVDQVFIGTCTNGRIEDLHAAADVLRGRRVAPGTRLLVIPASSQVMEDAMADGTLLTLQRAGAVLGTPGCGPCMGRHQGVLAPGEVCVSTSNRNFIGRMGDKDARIYLASPAVAAATAVMGRVALPEDVLATSVPA
- a CDS encoding inorganic pyrophosphatase — its product is MTDANFWAVLDTLMADAEVVVEQPVGSAHPRFPDTCYPLDYGSLRGTTSGNSAEIDVFLGHPDARAVTGVVATVDARKRDTELKLLLGCTPEQMQAVQAFLSWPGSFGCVVLSTPVPA
- a CDS encoding VOC family protein, giving the protein MNVRLDHCVLHVSDWARSNEFYARVLGAEVIPRGQGFAYRFGAQQLNLHGPGLSPQPLARVPVAPGGSDLCFVWDGPVSGAAAHLGACGVPVELGPVARAGAQGNGLSVYFRDPDGSLLEFISYEQSSEQEGA